Below is a window of Sandaracinaceae bacterium DNA.
GCGCGCGCCGAACCGGCGGCGCGTCGACCGGGTGCAGCTCGACCACGACGGGCTCCGCGCGCTGGTCCAGCAACGCCAGCGTCTGCGCGCGCACCCGCTCCAGCACCCGCAGCCGCATTCCGAGCACGTCCATGCCGGCCTCTTCGTCTTCGACGGCCTCGCGCTGGAGCAGCCGCCCGGTCTCCGCGTCGCGCACGGTCAGCGAGAGCGTCGCGCGCAACACGGGCACGTCCTCCACGTAGGGGCGCCGCGTCTCGATGCAGCCGAGCGGGCCGCAGTCGAGGGTCTCCCGACGCATCCACTCCGGACGCTCGTGACGCGTGATGGTCAGGGACACGTGCACGACGACGGTCGCGCGACGGAGTCGGCCCGCGGCGCGCATCGCCTCGACCTCGTCCGGCGCGACCCGGCGCACCGCGGAGCGACCGACCACGAGGTGGCGCGCCATGGCGTCCGCGAGCTGGTCGGCCTCGGGGCTCTCGTCGGCGGTGACGAGGATGCGGGGGAACGCCCGCACCGGCACCCGGGCCGGCTGCACGATCGCCCCGCGCACCGCCAACGCGCCGCTGCAGCCCGCGAGCCCTCCGACGAGGGCGCCGCACAGCACCAGTCCCGCCAACCTCACTCCACAAGCATAGGTGGGTTCGGGGGAGGGGTCACAGGCGCGACTGCGGAAAGGCCAGCACGTCCTCGATGTGCTTCACGCCCAGCACCAGCATCACGAGCCGATCGATCCCGAGCGCGTTTCCCCCGCTCGGCGGCATGCCCTCGGTGAGCGCGGCCAGGAAGCGCTCGTCGATGGGGTAGTCGGCGAGGCCCTGCTGCGCGCGCGCGGCGCGGTCGCGCTCGAGTCGCTGGCGCTGCTCGACCGGATCGGTCAGCTCGCCGAAGCCGTTGCAGAGCTCCAGCCCGTCGACGTACGCCTCGATGCGATCCGCCCAGCCGTCCGGCCGGATCCGCGCGAGCGAGGCCATGGAGGCGGGCCAGTGGGTGAGGAAGACGGGCTTCGGGTAGCCGAGCCCGGGCTCGATCTTCTCCACCAGGATTCGGAAGAAGCGCTCCTCGTCCGGGAGCACGTCGCTCAGGGAGACGCCGGCGATGCGCGAGAAGGCCTCCTCGACCCGCATGCGCCTCCACGGCGGCGCGAGATCGACCGGCCGGCCGCGGCCGAGCACGGTGGTCGAGCCGTGGTGGAGCACGCGCGCGACGTGCGCCGCCAGCTCCTCCGTGTCCCGCATCATCTCGCCCGAGCCCGCGAAGGCGCGGTACCACTCGAGCATGGTGAACTCGGGCTCGTGGTGGTCGCCGCGCTCGCCGCGCCGGAAGCACCGCGCGAGCTGGTAGATGCGCGTCGCGCCGCCCGCGAGGAGCCGCTTCATCTGGTACTCGGGGCTCGTGATGAGCCAGCGCGGGGCGCCCAGGCCTTCCACCGAGAGCGCGCTCAGGTGCAGGTCGAGGCCCGGGCTCGGGACCGCGAGCGGGGTCTCGACCTCGAGGAAGGCCCGCTCGTCGAACCATCCGCGCACCGCACGCAGCACGGTCGCGCGCCGCTTCAGGTTCTCGAGGAGGCGGCTTGGACCGTTCAGCCGGAGGAACTCACCGTCCGGGGCCGGGAAGGCGCTCGGCGTCCCCAGGATCTCGAACGCGCAGGAGTCGAGCGCCCGGCCGTCCCAGGTGCCCTCGGCCACGACCCACGCGCCGATGGGGGGGAGCGTCTCTCCGCGCGCCTCGATCGAGCCGGTGGGGTCGAGCACGAGCGCGCGGTCCGCGTCGGCGAACGTGACGCGACCCGCCACGCGCGCCGGGCAGGGCGGCGCGAAGCGGGTCAGCGCGGCGATGGGGGTGCGGACGGACGTCAACTCGTCGATCCGCGCCGGGGCTACTTCTTCACGCGCTCGACGTACTCGCCGGTGCGGGTGTCGATCTTCAGCACGTCGCCGATGTTCACGAAGATCGGCACGTTGACGATCTTGCCCGTCGTGACGGTGGCCGGCTTGGTGATGTTGGACGAGGTGTCGCCCTTGAAGCCGGGCTCGGTCTCGGTGACCTCGAGCTCCACGAAGGTGGGCGGGGTCACGCCGATGGGCTTGTCGGAGAAGAAGAGCACGTCGACCATCATGCCGTCCTGGAGGTACGACGGCGTGTCCTGGAGGACCTCGGCGCCGAGCGGCAGCTGCGCGTAGGTGGTCGTGTCCATGAACACCCACTGGTCGCCGTCGGGGTAGAGGTACTGCATCTGGCGCTCCTCCATGTCGGCCTTCTCGAGCTTCTCGCCGCTCTTGAAGGTCTTCTCGAGGACCGCGCCCGTGATCATGTTCTTCAGCTTGGTCCGCGTGAACGCCTGACCCTTGCCGGGCTTGACGAACTGATGGTCGACCACCGCGTAGGGGTAGCCGTCGATCACGATCTTCAGGTTCTTGCGGATGTCGGAGGTGTCGTACATCGGAGTTTCCGTGCGGCCTGGCTCACTCGGCCGTGATGCGCTGGTTGTAGATCACGTTCTCGGAGGGCTCCACCACGTTCCCGTTTCGCTCGGCGGTGACGA
It encodes the following:
- the epmA gene encoding EF-P lysine aminoacylase EpmA — protein: MTSVRTPIAALTRFAPPCPARVAGRVTFADADRALVLDPTGSIEARGETLPPIGAWVVAEGTWDGRALDSCAFEILGTPSAFPAPDGEFLRLNGPSRLLENLKRRATVLRAVRGWFDERAFLEVETPLAVPSPGLDLHLSALSVEGLGAPRWLITSPEYQMKRLLAGGATRIYQLARCFRRGERGDHHEPEFTMLEWYRAFAGSGEMMRDTEELAAHVARVLHHGSTTVLGRGRPVDLAPPWRRMRVEEAFSRIAGVSLSDVLPDEERFFRILVEKIEPGLGYPKPVFLTHWPASMASLARIRPDGWADRIEAYVDGLELCNGFGELTDPVEQRQRLERDRAARAQQGLADYPIDERFLAALTEGMPPSGGNALGIDRLVMLVLGVKHIEDVLAFPQSRL
- the efp gene encoding elongation factor P; its protein translation is MYDTSDIRKNLKIVIDGYPYAVVDHQFVKPGKGQAFTRTKLKNMITGAVLEKTFKSGEKLEKADMEERQMQYLYPDGDQWVFMDTTTYAQLPLGAEVLQDTPSYLQDGMMVDVLFFSDKPIGVTPPTFVELEVTETEPGFKGDTSSNITKPATVTTGKIVNVPIFVNIGDVLKIDTRTGEYVERVKK